The Phoenix dactylifera cultivar Barhee BC4 chromosome 9, palm_55x_up_171113_PBpolish2nd_filt_p, whole genome shotgun sequence genome window below encodes:
- the LOC120112020 gene encoding uncharacterized protein LOC120112020: MDESIPQRFKMPQIEPYDGSSDPLDHLQSYKALMTLQGATNAQLCKAFPATLRKAARLWFSGLKPNSILSFEQLGRQLATHFAASRRQRRTSDSLFAIKQKEGESLKDYISRFTSATWEVRDLDQSIAISALKTGTRSYKFPFSIKKSFPTDFVEMLARARKYAKAEEAMASRREAAEQPAKMQKTRHEECSQPSSRSPWHEKEPPWPKSLAHSRSPLQKFQTYTPLTSTRAEIFMEIEGQGYLRPPWRMRPIESRKHSKKYCHFHRDRGHDTEDCYELRDENEALVRRGRLSCFVRDHAYRREPEQQKLVPREERDDN, from the coding sequence ATGGATGAATCAATCCCccagaggttcaagatgccacaGATTGAGCCATATGATGGCTCATCCGATCCTCTGGATCATTTGCAGAGCTACAAGGCCCTTATGacactccaaggagccacaAACGCTCAACTCTGCAAAGCCTTCCCAGCAACTCTCCGCAAGGCAGCTCGTCTTTGGTTCTCTGGATTAAAGCCCAACTCGATTCTCTCCTTTGAACAGCTGGGCAGGCAGCTCGCCACCCATTTTGCCGCTAGCCGGCGTCAGCGCCGGACCTCAGACTCCCTCTTcgccatcaagcagaaggagggagaatccttaaaAGACTACATCAGTCGCTTTACCTcagccacatgggaggttcgcgatctcgaccagtcaatcgccatatCGGCATTGAAGACTGGAACTCGGTCCTACAAATTTCCCTTCTCCATCAAGAAGAGCTTCCCCACCGACTTTGTTGAAATGTTGGCTCGAGCtcgcaagtacgccaaggctgaggaagccatggcctctcggcGAGAGGCAGCCGAACAACCTGCCAAGATGCAGAAGACGCGCCACGAGGAGTGCTCCCAACCAAGCAGCAGATCCCCCTGGCATGagaaagagcctccttggccCAAGAGCCTAGCTCACTCGAGGTCTCCCCTCCAAAAGTTTCAGACATACACTCCcctcacatccacccgagcagagatcttcatggagattgagggtcaaGGCTACCTCCGACCTCCGTGGAGGATGCGACCGATAGAGTCGCGGAAGCACTCGAAAAAGTACTGCCActtccaccgagatcgtggccatgatacggaggattgTTACGAGCTCCGTGATGAGAACGAGGCACTTGTCCGTCGAGGTCGGTTGAGTTGTTTTGTCCGTGATCATGCCTACAGGAGAGAGCCTGAGCAACAAAAACTAGTGCCGCGTGAGGAGCGGGACGACAACTGA